The Nocardioides panzhihuensis genome has a segment encoding these proteins:
- a CDS encoding alpha/beta fold hydrolase, with the protein MPNVRETALTGSEGVLLEPEGATTGVLVLSGSSGRIETDRCRLLASHGVAAASIRYFGGPGQPGEARLMPLETFDDVLAELHSRYQRLVVLGTSWGAQAALLLGTLHPEIDAVVGISPTYVSWAGLSDERPQRSSWTLRGEQVPFVPFDDEAIEEAVEEAVEGADGELPSFCEAYLSALERYADRVPAATIPVERIAGEVVLVAGGGDALWPSVLFAEAVRRRRTAHDLETIVVTHPDAGHRVVLPGEPALALSQRLDWGGSEEADRELGLLAWPEIAAVL; encoded by the coding sequence ATGCCGAACGTGCGTGAGACAGCCCTGACCGGCTCCGAGGGCGTCCTGCTGGAGCCGGAAGGTGCCACCACCGGCGTCCTCGTCCTGTCCGGGTCCTCGGGGCGGATCGAGACCGATCGGTGCCGGCTGCTCGCCTCGCACGGGGTGGCAGCTGCGTCGATCCGTTACTTCGGTGGCCCCGGACAGCCGGGCGAGGCCCGCCTGATGCCGCTGGAGACGTTCGACGACGTCCTCGCCGAGCTCCACTCCCGCTACCAGCGGCTGGTGGTGCTGGGCACGTCCTGGGGCGCCCAGGCGGCACTGCTGCTCGGCACGCTGCACCCCGAGATCGACGCGGTGGTCGGGATCTCCCCGACGTACGTCTCCTGGGCCGGCCTCAGCGACGAGCGGCCGCAGCGGTCCTCATGGACGTTGCGCGGCGAGCAGGTGCCGTTCGTGCCCTTCGACGACGAGGCGATCGAGGAGGCCGTCGAGGAGGCCGTCGAGGGGGCGGACGGGGAGCTCCCGTCGTTCTGCGAGGCCTACCTCTCGGCACTGGAGAGGTACGCCGACCGGGTGCCCGCCGCGACCATCCCGGTCGAGCGCATCGCCGGTGAGGTCGTCCTGGTCGCCGGGGGCGGTGACGCGCTGTGGCCGTCGGTCCTCTTCGCGGAGGCGGTCCGGCGCCGGCGTACGGCTCACGACCTGGAGACGATCGTGGTCACCCATCCCGACGCCGGTCATCGGGTCGTGCTGCCCGGCGAGCCCGCGCTCGCGCTCAGCCAGAGGCTCGACTGGGGCGGTTCGGAGGAGGCCGACCGCGAGCTCGGCCTGCTGGCCTGGCCGGAGATCGCCGCCGTCCTGTGA
- the infB gene encoding translation initiation factor IF-2, giving the protein MAKTRVHELAKEFGVESKFVLEKFKEMGEFVKSASSTVELPAEMRFRKEIGPGLKTGGNGGSSSADEKPAPKPGPKPAPRPAAPKKAADKAPEKPAEAPAASKPAAPRPGPKAPAQKAEAPPVAPAESAPAAPETSPSEPAGTDRGERRPAAPKPGAPKPGAPKPGARPQTPAARGGSGGAGRPGPRPVGKPGAPRPGNNPFSSNQGMGRPRPGGQGGGQGGQGGQGGQGGAPAGGGDQRPPRPAAAREGGQGGGRPGMPRPNPAMMPKSPAAFGARPGGGPGGGGGGRAGAPGRPGGGGRPGAGGRPGGGGGGAPGRPGGGGFGGRPGAGRPGGRGTTQGAFGRPGGPSRRGRKSKRARRQEFEAMEAPTIGGIRVRKGNGETVRLARGSSLTDFAEKIGVDPAQLVQMLFGLGEMVTATESVNDETLELLGEELNYIVSVVSPEDEDRELLESFDIELGDEGDESDWTVRPPVVTVMGHVDHGKTKLLDAIRDANVIEGEAGGITQHIGAYQVATEVDGQERKITFIDTPGHEAFTAMRARGSQSSDLAVLVVAADDGVMPQTIEALNHAKAAGVPIVVAINKIDKPEADPTKIRGQLTEYGVIPEEYGGDTMFVEISAKSRINIEGLLEAVVLTADASLDLQANAGQDAQGIVIEAHLDRGRGPVATVLVQRGTLRVGESIVAGPAHGRVRAMIDEYGHEITEATPSRPAMVLGLSAVPGAGQSFLVVEDDRMARQIAEKREARERAAQQAKRRVRRTLEDFMASMEKGESQELNLILKGDVSGSVEALEDALAKIDVGGDEVSIRVIDRGVGAITETNVDLAAASDAIIIGFNVRPQGKATELADREGVEIRYYSVIYQAIEEIEAALKGMLKPEYEEKSLGKAEIRAIFRSSKAGNIAGCMVTEGLIRRNAKVRVLRDGAVVADNLDLASLRREKDDASEVREGFECGLVLKNFQDIKEGDFIEAFEMVEIPRG; this is encoded by the coding sequence GTGGCTAAGACCCGAGTCCACGAACTCGCCAAAGAGTTCGGAGTCGAGAGCAAGTTCGTTCTCGAGAAGTTCAAGGAGATGGGTGAGTTCGTCAAGTCGGCGAGCTCGACCGTCGAGCTCCCTGCGGAGATGCGTTTCCGCAAGGAGATCGGCCCCGGCCTGAAGACCGGTGGCAATGGTGGATCCTCGTCCGCGGACGAGAAGCCCGCCCCCAAGCCCGGTCCCAAGCCGGCCCCTAGGCCTGCTGCCCCGAAGAAGGCCGCGGACAAGGCGCCCGAGAAGCCTGCTGAGGCGCCTGCGGCGTCCAAGCCGGCCGCCCCCAGGCCCGGCCCGAAGGCCCCGGCCCAGAAGGCCGAGGCTCCGCCGGTAGCCCCCGCGGAGTCGGCTCCGGCCGCTCCCGAGACCAGCCCGAGCGAGCCGGCAGGCACCGACCGCGGCGAGCGACGCCCGGCCGCGCCCAAGCCGGGCGCGCCCAAGCCTGGTGCGCCGAAGCCCGGTGCTCGTCCGCAGACCCCCGCGGCTCGCGGCGGCTCTGGCGGTGCCGGTCGTCCCGGACCTCGTCCGGTCGGCAAGCCCGGCGCTCCGCGCCCGGGCAACAACCCGTTCTCCTCCAACCAGGGCATGGGGCGTCCGCGTCCCGGCGGCCAGGGTGGTGGCCAGGGCGGTCAGGGTGGTCAAGGCGGCCAGGGCGGTGCCCCGGCTGGTGGCGGCGACCAGCGTCCGCCGCGTCCTGCTGCTGCCCGTGAGGGTGGCCAGGGTGGTGGCCGTCCCGGCATGCCGCGTCCCAACCCCGCGATGATGCCGAAGTCCCCGGCCGCGTTCGGTGCCCGTCCTGGTGGCGGTCCCGGCGGCGGTGGCGGCGGCCGTGCCGGTGCTCCGGGTCGTCCCGGCGGCGGTGGCCGTCCCGGTGCCGGTGGGCGTCCCGGTGGCGGTGGCGGCGGTGCTCCGGGTCGTCCCGGTGGCGGTGGCTTCGGCGGTCGTCCGGGTGCCGGTCGTCCCGGTGGTCGCGGAACGACCCAGGGTGCCTTCGGTCGCCCGGGTGGTCCCTCGCGCCGTGGTCGGAAGTCGAAGCGGGCGCGTCGCCAGGAGTTCGAGGCCATGGAGGCCCCGACGATCGGTGGCATCCGCGTCCGCAAGGGCAACGGCGAGACCGTGCGTCTCGCCCGTGGTTCCTCGCTGACCGACTTCGCCGAGAAGATCGGCGTCGACCCGGCCCAGCTGGTGCAGATGCTGTTCGGTCTGGGCGAGATGGTCACCGCGACCGAGTCCGTCAACGACGAGACCCTCGAGCTGCTCGGTGAGGAGCTCAACTACATCGTCTCGGTCGTCTCCCCCGAGGACGAGGACCGCGAGCTGCTGGAGTCCTTCGACATCGAGCTCGGCGACGAGGGCGACGAGTCCGACTGGACGGTCCGTCCGCCCGTCGTCACCGTCATGGGTCACGTCGACCACGGTAAGACCAAGCTGCTCGACGCCATCCGTGACGCCAACGTCATCGAGGGCGAGGCCGGTGGCATCACCCAGCACATCGGTGCCTACCAGGTCGCGACCGAGGTCGACGGCCAAGAGCGCAAGATCACCTTCATCGACACCCCAGGCCACGAGGCGTTCACCGCCATGCGTGCTCGTGGTTCGCAGTCCTCGGACCTCGCGGTCCTCGTGGTTGCGGCCGATGACGGCGTGATGCCGCAGACGATCGAGGCGCTCAACCACGCCAAGGCGGCCGGTGTCCCGATCGTGGTCGCGATCAACAAGATCGACAAGCCGGAGGCGGACCCGACCAAGATCCGTGGCCAGCTGACCGAGTACGGCGTCATCCCCGAGGAGTACGGCGGCGACACCATGTTCGTCGAGATCTCGGCGAAGTCGCGGATCAACATCGAGGGCCTCCTCGAGGCGGTCGTGCTGACCGCCGACGCATCGCTCGACCTGCAGGCCAACGCCGGCCAGGACGCGCAGGGCATCGTCATCGAGGCTCACCTCGACCGTGGCCGTGGCCCGGTCGCGACCGTCTTGGTCCAGCGCGGCACGCTGCGTGTGGGCGAGTCCATCGTCGCCGGTCCGGCTCATGGCCGTGTCCGCGCGATGATCGACGAGTACGGCCACGAGATCACCGAGGCGACCCCGTCGCGTCCGGCGATGGTCCTGGGTCTCTCGGCGGTGCCGGGTGCCGGTCAGAGCTTCCTGGTCGTCGAGGACGACCGGATGGCTCGCCAGATCGCCGAGAAGCGCGAGGCACGCGAGCGTGCCGCGCAGCAGGCCAAGCGCCGCGTACGCCGCACGCTTGAGGACTTCATGGCCTCCATGGAGAAGGGCGAGAGCCAAGAGCTCAACCTCATCCTCAAGGGCGACGTGTCCGGTTCGGTCGAGGCGCTCGAGGACGCACTGGCCAAGATCGATGTGGGTGGCGACGAGGTCTCGATCCGGGTCATCGACCGCGGTGTCGGTGCGATCACCGAGACCAACGTCGACCTGGCTGCTGCCTCCGACGCGATCATCATCGGCTTCAACGTCCGCCCGCAGGGCAAGGCGACGGAGCTGGCTGACCGCGAAGGTGTCGAGATCCGCTACTACTCGGTCATCTACCAGGCGATCGAGGAGATCGAGGCGGCCCTCAAGGGCATGCTCAAGCCGGAGTACGAGGAGAAGAGCCTCGGCAAGGCGGAGATCCGCGCGATCTTCCGCTCGTCGAAGGCCGGAAACATCGCCGGCTGTATGGTCACCGAGGGCCTCATCCGCCGCAACGCCAAGGTTCGCGTCCTGCGCGACGGCGCCGTGGTGGCCGACAACCTCGACCTCGCCTCGCTGCGCCGCGAGAAGGACGACGCCTCCGAGGTCCGCGAGGGCTTCGAGTGCGGTCTCGTCCTGAAGAACTTCCAGGACATCAAGGAAGGCGACTTCATCGAAGCCTTCGAGATGGTGGAGATTCCGAGGGGCTGA
- a CDS encoding GNAT family N-acetyltransferase: MLTTRQGIRPLHAGDLSAFLELTGQDPVVNVFAEYRARTTNLEPRWLGGEIWGRWDGGDLVAACHVGANLVPIQATQEDAYAFGERARNRVRTVSTIVGRQPAVRSLWSSISDSWGTPRDERWEQPHLEQQLQSLVEPDPFVRRTVRADMEVLYPACVAMYTEEVGISPETGGGRDLYRARVLQLISRGWSFARIEDGEVVFKAEVACATPGAAQIQGVWVPEHRRGEGLAARGMAAVCDIVRREIAPRISLYVNEWNAPARRAYERAGFLETARFSTIMF, from the coding sequence ATGCTGACGACGCGCCAGGGGATCCGCCCGCTGCATGCGGGGGATCTGAGTGCGTTCCTGGAGCTGACCGGTCAGGATCCGGTGGTCAACGTGTTCGCGGAATACCGGGCGCGCACCACCAACCTCGAGCCGCGCTGGCTCGGCGGCGAGATCTGGGGGCGCTGGGACGGTGGCGACCTGGTCGCGGCCTGCCATGTCGGCGCCAACCTGGTCCCCATCCAGGCCACCCAGGAGGATGCGTACGCCTTCGGTGAGCGGGCCCGCAACCGCGTACGCACCGTCTCGACGATCGTCGGTCGACAGCCCGCGGTGCGCTCGCTGTGGAGCTCGATCAGCGACTCCTGGGGGACACCGCGCGACGAGCGCTGGGAGCAGCCTCATCTCGAGCAGCAGCTGCAGAGCCTGGTCGAGCCGGACCCGTTCGTACGCCGCACGGTCCGCGCCGACATGGAGGTCCTCTATCCGGCGTGCGTGGCGATGTACACCGAGGAGGTCGGGATCTCGCCCGAGACCGGCGGTGGCCGTGACCTCTACCGCGCCCGGGTGCTCCAGCTGATCTCGCGCGGATGGTCCTTCGCGCGGATCGAGGACGGCGAGGTCGTCTTCAAGGCCGAGGTCGCCTGCGCGACGCCGGGCGCCGCGCAGATCCAGGGGGTCTGGGTGCCCGAGCACCGACGCGGCGAGGGCCTCGCCGCCCGCGGGATGGCCGCGGTCTGCGACATCGTCCGACGCGAGATCGCCCCCCGCATCTCCCTCTACGTCAACGAGTGGAACGCCCCCGCGCGTCGCGCCTACGAGCGGGCCGGCTTCCTCGAGACGGCCCGCTTCTCCACCATCATGTTCTGA
- the rbfA gene encoding 30S ribosome-binding factor RbfA: protein MSSPRVRRIADRIKVVVAQMLERRIKDPRIGFVTITDVRVTGDSQNATIFYTVLGADSEAALADTAAALESAKGLIRSEVAKQLGTRTAPTLEFMHDALPETARHLDDVLARAKAQDDAVAAARVESYAGEPDPYKKPREDGDEWDEDDEE from the coding sequence ATGAGTAGCCCACGGGTGCGTCGCATCGCTGACCGGATCAAGGTCGTTGTCGCTCAGATGCTGGAGCGGCGGATCAAAGATCCGCGGATCGGCTTCGTCACCATCACCGATGTCCGGGTGACCGGTGACAGCCAGAACGCGACGATCTTCTACACGGTATTGGGTGCGGACTCGGAGGCCGCGCTCGCCGACACGGCAGCGGCGCTGGAGTCGGCCAAGGGGCTGATCCGCTCCGAGGTCGCCAAGCAGCTCGGCACGCGCACCGCCCCGACGCTGGAGTTCATGCACGATGCGCTGCCGGAGACGGCCCGCCACCTCGACGACGTGCTCGCCCGCGCCAAGGCGCAGGACGATGCGGTCGCGGCCGCCCGGGTGGAGAGCTACGCCGGGGAGCCCGACCCCTACAAGAAGCCTCGTGAGGATGGGGACGAGTGGGACGAGGACGACGAGGAGTGA
- a CDS encoding DUF448 domain-containing protein: MARLEETTQHGPVRTCVGCRKRAAKRELLRVTAGSDHDGQPAVVPDPTATAPGRGAHVHPTRECYELAVRRKAFIRALFPKGRGAAGGLSSAPVEDYLDTRPISTTVTDGQPTRNWSKSS, from the coding sequence GTGGCACGCCTCGAAGAAACTACGCAGCACGGACCTGTCCGTACGTGCGTTGGTTGCCGGAAGCGAGCCGCCAAGCGCGAGTTGTTGCGGGTGACCGCCGGCTCGGACCACGACGGCCAGCCGGCCGTGGTGCCCGATCCGACAGCCACCGCACCCGGGCGAGGGGCGCATGTGCATCCCACGCGTGAGTGCTACGAACTCGCGGTGCGCCGGAAGGCGTTCATCCGGGCCCTGTTCCCGAAAGGCAGGGGGGCCGCGGGCGGGCTTTCCAGCGCACCGGTGGAGGACTACCTCGACACGCGCCCGATATCCACGACCGTCACAGACGGTCAACCGACCAGGAACTGGAGCAAAAGCTCATGA
- a CDS encoding proline--tRNA ligase, with translation MIARMSTLFVRTLRESPADAEVASHKLLVRAGYIRRAAPGIYSWLPLGLRVLGKVEGIIREEMAAIGSQEVHFPALLPREPYEATGRWTEYGDGIFRLEDRKGADYLLGPTHEEMFTLLVKDLYGSYKDLPLAIYQIQTKYRDEARPRAGLLRGREFIMKDSYSFDYTDEGLEAAYQAHRAAYVKVFDRLGFEYVVVKATSGAMGGSASEEFLAVSEAGEDTFVRSPGGYAANVEAVTTLAPEPISYEGVPAAHAEDTPDTPTIQTLVDHLNEAYPREDRPWEAGDTLKNVLLTLRHPDGTVEPLAVGVPGDRDVDIKRLEGQLEPIEVEPMDDVELKKHPELVKGYIGPQALGEESASGIRYLVDPRVVTGTRWVTGANVEGKHVIDLVAGRDFTPDGTIEAAEVREGDPAPDGSGPLTLARGIEMGHVFQLGRKYADALGLQVLDENGKLVTVTMGSYGVGVTRAVAAVAEGTLDDIGLAWPRNVAPYDIHLVATGKDAAIFEAAEKLAGELEAAGVDVLYDDRPKVSPGVKFKDAELIGVPTIVTVGKGLVEGKIEVKDRKSGEKTEVALDDVVAHLIEVVRG, from the coding sequence ATGATCGCCCGTATGTCGACCCTGTTCGTGCGGACTCTTCGTGAGAGTCCCGCGGATGCCGAGGTCGCGAGCCACAAGCTGCTTGTCCGTGCCGGCTACATCCGCCGCGCCGCTCCGGGGATCTACTCCTGGCTGCCGCTGGGGCTGCGCGTGCTCGGCAAGGTCGAGGGGATCATCCGCGAGGAGATGGCCGCGATCGGGTCCCAGGAGGTGCACTTCCCCGCGCTGCTGCCGCGCGAGCCCTACGAGGCGACCGGTCGCTGGACGGAGTACGGCGACGGCATCTTCCGGCTCGAGGACCGCAAGGGGGCCGACTACCTGCTCGGCCCCACGCACGAGGAGATGTTCACGCTCCTGGTCAAGGATCTCTACGGCTCCTACAAGGACCTGCCGCTGGCGATCTACCAGATCCAGACGAAGTACCGCGACGAGGCGCGTCCCCGTGCGGGGCTGCTGCGCGGGCGCGAGTTCATCATGAAGGACTCCTACTCCTTCGACTACACCGACGAGGGTCTCGAGGCTGCCTACCAGGCCCACCGTGCGGCGTACGTCAAGGTCTTCGACCGCCTCGGGTTCGAGTACGTCGTCGTCAAGGCGACCTCCGGTGCGATGGGCGGCTCGGCCTCCGAGGAGTTCCTGGCCGTCTCCGAGGCCGGCGAGGACACCTTCGTCCGCTCGCCCGGCGGCTACGCCGCCAACGTCGAGGCGGTCACGACCCTGGCCCCCGAGCCGATCTCCTACGAGGGCGTGCCCGCCGCCCACGCCGAGGACACCCCCGACACCCCGACGATCCAGACGCTGGTGGACCACCTCAACGAGGCGTACCCGCGCGAGGACCGTCCCTGGGAGGCCGGCGACACACTGAAGAACGTGCTGCTGACGCTGCGCCACCCCGACGGGACGGTCGAGCCGCTCGCCGTTGGCGTGCCCGGTGACCGCGACGTCGACATCAAGCGTCTCGAGGGGCAGCTGGAGCCGATCGAGGTCGAGCCCATGGACGACGTGGAGCTCAAGAAGCACCCCGAGCTGGTCAAGGGCTACATCGGCCCCCAGGCTCTGGGTGAGGAGTCCGCCTCCGGGATCCGCTACCTGGTCGACCCGCGCGTGGTCACCGGCACCCGCTGGGTCACCGGCGCCAACGTCGAGGGCAAGCACGTCATCGACCTGGTCGCCGGCCGCGACTTCACCCCCGACGGCACCATCGAGGCCGCCGAGGTGCGTGAGGGCGACCCGGCCCCTGACGGCTCCGGCCCGCTGACGCTGGCCCGCGGCATCGAGATGGGCCATGTCTTCCAGCTCGGCCGCAAGTACGCCGACGCGCTCGGCCTGCAGGTCCTCGACGAGAACGGCAAGCTCGTCACGGTCACCATGGGCTCCTACGGCGTCGGTGTCACCCGTGCCGTGGCCGCCGTCGCCGAGGGCACCCTCGACGACATCGGTCTGGCGTGGCCCCGCAACGTCGCTCCGTACGACATCCACCTCGTCGCCACCGGCAAGGACGCCGCGATCTTCGAGGCCGCCGAGAAGCTTGCCGGCGAGCTCGAGGCCGCCGGCGTCGACGTGCTCTACGACGACCGCCCCAAGGTCTCGCCCGGTGTGAAGTTCAAGGACGCCGAGCTCATCGGGGTCCCGACCATCGTCACTGTCGGCAAGGGGCTGGTCGAGGGCAAGATCGAGGTCAAGGACCGCAAGAGCGGCGAGAAGACCGAGGTCGCTCTGGACGACGTGGTCGCTCACCTGATCGAGGTCGTCCGCGGCTGA
- a CDS encoding acetyl-CoA hydrolase/transferase family protein, whose protein sequence is MTGLRILDRTLARRVMSAAEAAEQIGPGETVGFSGFTGAGHPKAVPAALARRMRAAHERGEEFRVQAWTGASTAPDLDGVLAEAHGLSKRLPYNGDPLLRRQINSGEVEYVDVHLSHVAQHSWFGFYGGLDVAVVEVAAVLPNGLLVPTSSVGNNKTWLENADRVILEVNSWQPRGFEGFHDIYYGTRLPPQRAPIQLTTPMQRIGDPYLRVDPAKVVAVVETDHPDRNTPLRPVDDDSRAMADLLVDFLRHEVRNDRLHRSLLPLQAGVGNVANAVLAGLQESEFEHLTAYTETIQDGLLDLLDSGKLIGVSSTSFGLSEEGARRFNDDIHHYKGRILLRPQEISNHPEVVRRLGLIAINGMVEADIYGNVNSTHVAGSSIVNGIGGSGDFARNAYLNFFVSASTAKNGAISSIVPFVSHVDHTEHDVQVVITEQGLADLRGLSPRARARKIIDRCAHPDYRDRLADYFERAQRERPDAMHTPHLLGEALSWHRSYVETGHM, encoded by the coding sequence ATGACGGGGCTCAGGATCCTTGACCGTACGCTCGCCAGGCGGGTGATGAGTGCCGCGGAGGCGGCCGAGCAGATCGGCCCGGGGGAGACCGTGGGGTTCTCGGGGTTCACCGGGGCCGGGCACCCGAAGGCGGTGCCGGCAGCGCTGGCGCGACGTATGCGGGCGGCTCATGAGCGCGGCGAGGAGTTCCGGGTCCAGGCGTGGACCGGCGCCTCGACGGCGCCCGACCTCGACGGCGTCCTCGCCGAGGCGCACGGGCTCTCCAAGCGGCTGCCCTACAACGGCGACCCGCTGCTACGCCGGCAGATCAACTCGGGAGAGGTCGAGTACGTCGACGTGCATCTGTCCCACGTCGCCCAGCACAGCTGGTTCGGCTTCTACGGCGGCCTCGACGTCGCCGTCGTCGAGGTGGCGGCGGTGCTCCCCAACGGGCTGCTCGTCCCCACCTCGAGCGTGGGGAACAACAAGACCTGGCTGGAGAACGCCGACAGGGTGATCCTCGAGGTCAACAGCTGGCAGCCGCGAGGGTTCGAGGGCTTCCACGACATCTACTACGGCACCCGCCTGCCGCCTCAGCGGGCGCCGATCCAGCTGACCACGCCGATGCAGCGGATCGGCGACCCCTACCTCCGGGTCGACCCGGCGAAGGTGGTCGCCGTCGTCGAGACCGACCACCCCGACCGCAACACCCCGCTACGCCCGGTGGACGACGACAGCCGCGCGATGGCGGACCTCCTCGTGGACTTCCTCCGGCACGAGGTACGCAACGACCGGCTGCACCGGAGCCTGCTGCCGCTCCAGGCCGGCGTCGGCAACGTCGCCAACGCGGTCCTGGCCGGTCTCCAGGAGAGCGAGTTCGAGCACCTGACGGCCTACACCGAGACGATCCAGGACGGCCTCCTCGACCTCCTCGACTCGGGCAAGCTGATCGGCGTCTCGTCGACGTCCTTCGGGCTCTCCGAGGAGGGCGCCCGGCGGTTCAACGACGACATCCACCACTACAAGGGCCGGATCCTGCTGCGACCGCAGGAGATCTCGAACCATCCCGAGGTCGTGCGACGGCTGGGTCTGATCGCGATCAACGGCATGGTCGAGGCCGACATCTACGGCAACGTGAACTCCACCCACGTCGCCGGCTCCTCGATCGTCAACGGCATCGGCGGCTCGGGTGACTTCGCCCGCAACGCGTATCTCAACTTCTTCGTCTCTGCCTCGACCGCCAAGAACGGCGCGATCTCCTCGATCGTGCCCTTCGTCAGCCACGTCGACCACACCGAGCACGACGTGCAGGTCGTGATCACCGAGCAGGGGCTGGCCGACCTGCGCGGACTCTCGCCGCGGGCACGGGCGCGGAAGATCATCGACCGATGCGCACACCCCGACTACCGCGACCGGCTCGCCGACTACTTCGAGCGCGCCCAGCGCGAGCGTCCCGATGCCATGCATACGCCGCATCTGCTCGGTGAGGCGCTCTCCTGGCACCGCTCCTATGTGGAGACCGGACACATGTGA
- a CDS encoding DUF4439 domain-containing protein, with protein sequence MTAADSISTEAIQAALAVEHASIYILGALGGRTSASSAPALARALEVAYADHVNAREALAVRVVAAGLEPVASSAVYDLPRRTGSPEGIGAAALRLERDTTATYLSLVPKATGTDRTLLVQLLCRAAARQLDLGAKPTAFPGT encoded by the coding sequence ATGACGGCGGCGGACTCGATCTCGACAGAGGCCATCCAGGCTGCGCTCGCGGTCGAGCACGCCTCGATCTACATCCTCGGTGCCCTGGGCGGGCGCACCTCCGCCTCGTCCGCACCGGCGCTGGCACGCGCGCTCGAGGTCGCGTACGCCGACCACGTGAACGCCCGCGAGGCCCTGGCCGTCCGTGTGGTGGCCGCGGGGCTCGAGCCGGTCGCGTCCTCCGCCGTCTACGACCTGCCCCGCCGGACCGGGTCGCCGGAGGGCATCGGCGCCGCGGCTCTGCGCCTGGAGCGGGACACCACCGCGACCTATCTCTCTTTGGTCCCGAAGGCGACCGGCACCGACCGCACGCTGCTCGTCCAGCTGCTCTGCCGGGCGGCCGCGCGGCAGCTCGACCTCGGCGCCAAGCCGACGGCGTTCCCGGGGACCTAG
- the nusA gene encoding transcription termination factor NusA has translation MDIDMSILRMLEREREISLDVLVEAIEQGLLTAYHKNGDSQTKARVDLDRKTGHVRVLAAEVDDEGNVVGEYDDTPEGFGRIAATTAKQIVLQRLRDAEDDVKFGEFSGKEGDILSGVIQQGRNPDDVLVDLGRLEGVIPISERVPGEDYSHGTRIKALVVSVRKGMRGPQITLSRSHPNLVKKLFSFEVPEIADGTVEISAIAREAGHRTKIAVISTVAGVNAKGACIGPMGQRVRQVMSELQGEKIDIVDWSEDPKVLVASALSPARVSSVQIIDEATKSARVVVPDYQLSLAIGKEGQNARLAARLTGWRIDIRSDEETPVA, from the coding sequence ATGGACATCGATATGAGCATCCTGCGGATGCTGGAGCGGGAGCGGGAGATCTCGCTCGATGTGCTCGTCGAGGCGATCGAACAGGGCCTGCTGACGGCCTACCACAAGAACGGCGACTCCCAGACGAAGGCGCGGGTCGACCTGGACCGCAAGACCGGGCACGTACGCGTGCTGGCTGCCGAGGTCGACGACGAGGGCAACGTCGTCGGGGAGTACGACGACACGCCCGAGGGCTTCGGCCGGATCGCCGCCACCACCGCCAAGCAGATCGTGCTGCAGCGGCTGCGCGACGCCGAGGACGACGTGAAGTTCGGTGAGTTCTCCGGCAAGGAGGGCGACATCCTCTCCGGCGTCATCCAGCAGGGCCGCAACCCCGACGACGTGCTCGTCGACCTGGGCCGGCTCGAGGGTGTCATCCCGATCTCGGAGCGTGTGCCTGGTGAGGACTACAGCCACGGCACCCGGATCAAGGCGCTCGTGGTGAGCGTGCGCAAGGGCATGCGGGGCCCGCAGATCACGCTCTCGCGCTCCCACCCCAACCTGGTCAAGAAGCTCTTCTCCTTCGAGGTCCCCGAGATCGCCGACGGCACCGTGGAGATCTCCGCGATCGCCCGCGAGGCCGGCCACCGCACCAAGATCGCGGTCATATCGACCGTCGCCGGCGTCAACGCCAAGGGCGCCTGCATCGGCCCGATGGGTCAGCGGGTCCGCCAGGTCATGTCCGAGCTGCAGGGCGAGAAGATCGACATCGTCGACTGGTCCGAGGACCCGAAGGTGCTCGTCGCCTCCGCGCTCTCGCCGGCCCGGGTCTCCTCGGTCCAGATCATCGACGAGGCGACCAAGTCCGCCCGTGTCGTCGTGCCCGACTACCAGCTCTCGCTGGCCATCGGCAAGGAGGGGCAGAACGCCCGTCTCGCCGCTCGCCTCACCGGGTGGCGCATCGACATCCGCTCCGACGAGGAGACCCCGGTCGCCTGA
- the rimP gene encoding ribosome maturation factor RimP, with translation MSAEQKDAIASAIEEALVDPLLALGLDVEAVEITPAGKRRILRIAVDKDGGINHDGVTEATREVNRVLDESDVMGEQPYTLEVTSPGVDRPLTLPRHWRRNKSRLVKVTTVDGSTFTGRVKESDEERASLEVSGKRREVAYAEVKKALVQIEFKRIDEGE, from the coding sequence TTGAGTGCTGAGCAGAAGGACGCGATCGCGAGTGCCATCGAGGAGGCCCTTGTCGACCCGCTTCTGGCCCTGGGCCTCGACGTCGAGGCCGTGGAGATCACGCCGGCCGGCAAGCGCCGGATCCTGCGGATCGCCGTCGACAAGGACGGCGGGATCAACCATGACGGCGTCACCGAGGCGACCCGTGAGGTCAACCGGGTCCTCGACGAGTCCGACGTCATGGGTGAGCAGCCCTACACCCTCGAGGTGACGTCTCCCGGTGTCGACCGGCCGCTGACCCTGCCGCGCCACTGGCGCCGCAACAAGAGTCGCCTGGTCAAGGTCACCACCGTCGACGGCTCCACGTTCACCGGCCGCGTCAAGGAGTCCGACGAGGAGCGCGCCAGCCTCGAGGTGAGCGGCAAGCGCCGCGAGGTGGCGTACGCGGAAGTGAAGAAGGCGCTTGTGCAGATCGAGTTCAAGCGGATCGACGAGGGGGAGTAG